From the Phoenix dactylifera cultivar Barhee BC4 chromosome 10, palm_55x_up_171113_PBpolish2nd_filt_p, whole genome shotgun sequence genome, one window contains:
- the LOC103695554 gene encoding long chain base biosynthesis protein 2a, which yields MVRLPYLTALTTLFSYGLLFAFGQLRDFFRKLIDWTKSKDLKGYAPICLGLEDFYTRRLYLRIQDCFGRPIASAPDAWFDVVERYSNDNNKTLHRTSNTTKCLNLGSYNYLGFAAADEYCTPHVIESLRKYSPGTCSVRVDGGTTKLHTELEELVARFVGKPAAILFGMGYVTNSAIIPALIGKGGLIISDSLNHNSIVNGARGSGATVRVFQHNNPSHLEEVLREQIAEGQPRTHRPWKKIIVIVEGIYSMEGELCKLPEIIAVCKKYKAYTYLDEAHSIGAVGKSGRGVCELLGVDPADVDIMMGTFTKSFGSCGGYIAASKEIIQYLKYTCPAHLYATSMSPPAVQQVISAIKIILGEDGSNRGAQKLARIRENSNFFRSELQKMGFEVLGDNDSPVMPIMLYNPAKIPAFSRECLRQNVAVVTVAFPATPLLLARARICISASHSREDLIKGLEVISKVGDLVGIKYFPAEPPKYEQDRKKLE from the exons ATGGTGAGATTGCCGTACTTGACAGCGCTCACGACCCTGTTCAGCTACGGCCTCCTCTTCGCCTTTGGGCAGCTGAGGGATTTCTTCCGGAAGCTCATCGATTGGACCAAATCCAAAGACCTCAAG GGGTATGCGCCGATCTGCTTAGGCCTCGAGGATTTTTACACCCGTCGCCTCTATCTCCGCATTCAG GACTGTTTTGGCCGGCCGATTGCAAGCGCCCCAGATGCTTGGTTTGATGTGGTTGAGCGTTATTCAAATGACAATAACAAGACACTACA CCGGACCTCAAATACTACTAAATGTCTCAACCTAGgttcatataattaccttgggTTTGCAGCAGCAGATGAATACTGCACACCCCATGTTATTGAGTCTCTAAGGAAATACTCACCCGGTACCTGCAGCGTTCGTGTGGATGGCG GCACGACTAAACTGCACACAGAGCTGGAGGAGCTGGTCGCACGATTCGTTGGGAAGCCAGCTGCTATACTTTTTGGCATGGGTTATGTGACAAACTCTGCCATCATTCCTGCTCTGATTGGGAAG GGAGGGCTGATAATTAGTGATTCTCTGAACCACAACTCAATTGTCAATGGTGCTCGAGGGTCAGGTGCAACAGTGCGGGTATTCCAACATAACA ATCCCTCTCACTTGGAAGAGGTGTTGAGAGAGCAGATAGCTGAGGGACAGCCTCGAACGCATAGACCCTGGAAGAAAATCATCGTTATCGTTGAGGGCATTTACAGCATGGAAGGAGAGCTATGCAAACTTCCTGAGATCATAGCTGTGTGCAAGAAATATAAG GCGTACACATACTTGGATGAAGCCCACAGTATTGGTGCAGTTGGAAAATCAGGAAGAGGTGTTTGTGAGCTCCTAGGAGTGGATCCTGCTGATGTAGATATTATGATGGGAACATTTACAAAATCATTTGGATCTTGTGGAGGTTATATTGCAGCATCAAAG GAAATCATCCAATATCTGAAGTACACTTGCCCTGCACATCTTTATGCAACTTCCATGTCACCACCTGCTGTGCAACAGGTTATATCTGCAATTAAAATTATTCTTGGAGAAGATGGGTCTAACAGAG GGGCCCAGAAACTTGCACGCATTCGTGAGAATAGCAATTTCTTCAGATCAGAACTTCAGAAAAtgggttttgaggttcttggggATAATGACTCACCAGTTATGCCTATAATGCTTTACAACCCAGCAAAAATCCCAGCCTTCTCTAGGGAGTGTCTCAGGCAGAAT GTTGCTGTTGTGACTGTTGCATTCCCTGCAACCCCTCTTCTCCTGGCAAGGGCCCGTATCTGCATATCTGCTTCACACAGCAGAGAAGACCTGATTAAAGGCCTGGAG GTTATCAGCAAAGTTGGTGACCTTGTGGGTATCAAATACTTCCCTGCAGAACCACCTAAGTATGAGCAGGACAGGAAGAAGCTGGAGTAG